The genomic DNA gcttgctcaaaaatgatggtgaaaaccgaacttttaaagatgaatggacggacggaccaatacgttcGTGTTTCTGTAAATatgcgctgtgaaactgtggcgacgttagcgtgcgtcactgagatcaaacacgggtcgttagaggaaaggtacacgcagaagtccgcagtgagggcaagtaaaacttgaacagcactccgagagctaacaaacagacaaacaaacgcaaaccccgatgaaaacattactttcctcggcggaggtaggataataggcctaattatcaaattgaaagcacactatgacaggtctactcgtgtgatcacgcatgcatgtacaggcaaattagtgttcgttaaagattgcgtggattttgatgcaacacaagagagcatttagcgatgggacagcagctgtgaatgagtgcttaatgcggctgcagaaactttacagatcccattgtcagcttcaacaacaagattcaagaacatctgaactattagcagaggatactagaacgcagtatgcaaaggtctttttttcttttcttaaagatccacttttattttattcaaaagattcggaatgttttacattaggcctaggctgcttgaaataggccctacgttcaggctgctcaaagttattttgcactttatatttattccatgcagaataaattcagtgtctgttgtctgtctttcttgaaatgtaggcctagtagcctaaagacaactagcctacagtattgttttgcattcaagtaccattcaagttaagactttttggtatgttacaagcatattactttgaaaacacttgaaatgtaacaataaattaaataggcctagaaatgtacatgcgttattgattttattaacttcagggtagcctacactattttcggtgacaatttaagattcggacctttgccgggaggacattttagtaactggacctctttgaattttaattgaatacccctgaCCTAAACCATGCATTCAGCTTTGTAGCAAGTCAAAATGGTTGTGTATGGTCCGTCTGGGTATTCCCAGGCTAGGTTGAGTAGGCTTCTAAAGCCTCTTGGTTTGACTTCTGAAGACCAATCATATTTTAGCGACCGCCCACCCGGAAGTCAACAACACGTATTTGAGGCAGTGATGACCAAGTTATCAAAGTGAAATCTTCTGAAGTGTAAGATAATCGATTACAAATACAGCCTTTTGCAAGTTCAATTCTAGACGTTTATTAGCCTATCCACGGTCGAATTAATTGTTCAATTATGCTATCTAAGGACTGCAACAATGTTAATGTTCAGTCCAGGTTGTCTTCGATCATGGAGGTCTTGTCTAAATCAGCTATTGCCGAGATAACTAAGGTGTTTGATGACGGTTTCCTGCTCTTGCGATTGGAAATGTGTCGGAAGGACGCAAAAATCGAGGCTCTAAAGCGAAAATTGATCGCTTTAGAAGATGATTTGCAGTCCACGCGTCGAATGACAGACTCCGCACCTCTGCCCTGCTGCGAAGAAACAGCGGACGGTGAAAGGAAACACGATGAAGGTAACAGCCTACCAGCAAAAGCACGTAAGCTACCCAGCTCAAAATGCCTGGTTTATGCTCAGAAGCAAGTATTAATGCCAATGAAACTATCAGTGAAATGACAAGTCCTTATGCCATTGTTTATGAAAAATGGTCAAACTGCTTGTCATGTTGTCAATGATTGCACACTGTTCCAATAAACTTCAACATTCTCAAAACAGTTTAAAATGCTTAAACCAATGGCCAGTCACACTGCCCAGACAGCCTAGCCTAACAGATAAGACTGACTTTAGTCACTTACTAGGCTACTAATGGAAAATGCTCAAGGCAGCACTAATGTCTGCGTGCTATAGCTATTTCAAAACGTTTAGTTACACATTGTGTGCGAGACGGATTGATTGCAAGAGATGATCAACGTTTTTGCTTTACcttgtaggctatgtaggctactgcaatttGTTGACAATGACATCTGTAAAGAACACAAATGCTTTTACAGCATTGTGCAAAGGAAACCAAATACACATTTTCAGTAAACATAGGAAACACCCCTTGGTCCGAACTGTGCACCTCTGTAAGCCTTTACTGGATAGATCAATCTTTCTGTAAGCTTGATTCCCGGTATTCCTGTCTGTTATGGAGTCTGTcaggccacacagacacacactcacactattacctccgccaaggaggttatgttttcatcggggaccggtgtgtttgtttgtccatctgtttgtttgtttgtctgtctgtctgtctgtttgttagcaagataactcaaaaagtgatggatggatttcaatgaaattttcagggaaggtcagacatgacccaaggacgaaactattacattttgggagtgatccgtaaggctgggattatagttgccgttagaccaaacgtaagcgtatgcgaccgtgtgcgacctgctgtgtcctgtgtacagactcgctgcagcattacgcacccaactggaggtcttcactagggggagactatagTAATTCAGCTGTGGAagttggccatgtgccattgtttactctcatgattgcccccagcttcgatgtcgataatgcatcttgcagtcaccttattttggagtgatcgccccctactttcttatcagtattgcatctcacggacgcgtcatgttcgcttgcgacgacgtgcacgaccgacgcaccaaacgaccgcaaaatacgcgaggcaacCGTGATGCGAAcgcgaacgcgttgtctgcagcaagtctaaacctgccttaacaccgtccggagccgtttatgtgtttcgcttagtggtgtaatggcatggtatgaccACGTGGTGGtgacgatctgaatagtttcaaatgtatgacaacctaggaagaacaatacaggtggaggtctgcgctctctgagtgcttttctagttgactTTACAAAACTGGCTAGCACAGCCTAGACCGACTGTTGCTATGTGGGGTGAAGGTGTGTTGACATGTAATGGAATAATTCACTTGGCTTTTGGCTTTTCTGTTCAGGACTTAAGGAATGCCATGGAGAAACCGACCAGGACCATCACATGGTTCCAGTGAGGCAGCAGAGCCTGACCAGTCCGCCGCAACAGCTCGACGGAACGCACTCTCTCGCCTGTCACGGTGCCGAACGTGGCGCAgaattctcacacacagaggacgaCAACGCAaaggtcccacacacacaggatttcaGTGCGCAGACCAGACAGAGGGTGGACTCGGACACTCCAGATGTGTCGGACTCGAACTCGCACGGCGCACACGCTCACGCCTCTACCtctccgctcacacacacgcatctcacAGACTCTCAGGACTCtgcgctcgcacacactcaGGGGCCGGTGGGGTTTGGGGAgctgcagctggagctggagctgaaggctgagcaggaggaggaggaggagctggaccaGACcctccaccagggggcagtaCAGTGTGAGTACACCGCTGGGGCAGTGGAGCACGGCGATCCCCAGTCGTGGGCAAACAACAGGGCCGAATCACACCACATGAGTTCTGAGACGCTGGGAGGGGCTGGGGCAGAGCTTAGGACACACCCACAGGAAGCAGAAGCACACTTGGAGCCCTTTGCGATGGACGTTTCCGGAAGCGGGCAGATCTCCCGGATGGATTTGCGGCCTGAGGAAGTGGAGCAGGGAGACCTGCAGCCGTGGCCGCACCGCAGGGCGGAGCTAGAGGGTCAGGGTCATCCTGTCAGTCACCACCAACAGGGCGTGGCCTCGCTGGCCCACCCCTCCAGTCAGCCGTGGCTGGCCGCGTCCCCGAACAGTGGCGCCAGGGCAGGGCCCAGAAGAGGCGGTTCGGCGGCTTGGAGCAAGACCGCCGTgtccgcacacacgcacacggcggCGTTCCCAAAGCcaacacaggaagtgatgtcacacCTCGGCCTGCagcctctgtctgcctctcgtGATAAACACCTCCAGGCTCACAAGACGTCTGTGCCAGGCCAggtaaacatcaacaacaacaacaacaacaacgttgtcATGGACAACCACAGCGGCAGAGCTGGTGctggcagtggcagtggtggcgtcggcggcggtggtggtggtggtggcagcagcggtggcggcggcagtgTTATGGGTCGGAGCTTTGTCCATCGGAGGGCTCCGGTGCGGGAGAAGTGGTTCATCTGCTCGTTCTGCGGCAAGAGCTTCGACCGCTTCAGCCACCTGCAGATGCACCAGCGCGTGCACACGGGGGAGCGGCCGTACAGCTGCGGCGTGTGTGGACGCTGCTTCACCCAGCAGAGCAACCTGCGCACCCACCAGAGGGTGCACAGAGaccggctcacacacacgctgccacacacacacgcacggacataCCGGTGATCagttttaatcacacacacacacacacacacacacacacacacacacacacacacacacgtacatcctCATCATGGATAATTGGTTAGACATAGAGATAC from Sardina pilchardus chromosome 2, fSarPil1.1, whole genome shotgun sequence includes the following:
- the LOC134072302 gene encoding zinc finger protein 746 isoform X2 is translated as MLSKDCNNVNVQSRLSSIMEVLSKSAIAEITKVFDDGFLLLRLEMCRKDAKIEALKRKLIALEDDLQSTRRMTDSAPLPCCEETADGERKHDEGLKECHGETDQDHHMVPVRQQSLTSPPQQLDGTHSLACHGAERGAEFSHTEDDNAKVPHTQDFSAQTRQRVDSDTPDVSDSNSHGAHAHASTSPLTHTHLTDSQDSALAHTQGPVGFGELQLELELKAEQEEEEELDQTLHQGAVQCEYTAGAVEHGDPQSWANNRAESHHMSSETLGGAGAELRTHPQEAEAHLEPFAMDVSGSGQISRMDLRPEEVEQGDLQPWPHRRAELEGQGHPVSHHQQGVASLAHPSSQPWLAASPNSGARAGPRRGGSAAWSKTAVSAHTHTAAFPKPTQEVMSHLGLQPLSASRDKHLQAHKTSVPGQVNINNNNNNNVVMDNHSGRAGAGSGSGGVGGGGGGGGSSGGGGSVMGRSFVHRRAPVREKWFICSFCGKSFDRFSHLQMHQRVHTGERPYSCGVCGRCFTQQSNLRTHQRVHRDRLTHTLPHTHARTYR
- the LOC134072302 gene encoding zinc finger protein 746 isoform X1, with translation MLSKDCNNVNVQSRLSSIMEVLSKSAIAEITKVFDDGFLLLRLEMCRKDAKIEALKRKLIALEDDLQSTRRMTDSAPLPCCEETADGERKHDEGNSLPAKARLKECHGETDQDHHMVPVRQQSLTSPPQQLDGTHSLACHGAERGAEFSHTEDDNAKVPHTQDFSAQTRQRVDSDTPDVSDSNSHGAHAHASTSPLTHTHLTDSQDSALAHTQGPVGFGELQLELELKAEQEEEEELDQTLHQGAVQCEYTAGAVEHGDPQSWANNRAESHHMSSETLGGAGAELRTHPQEAEAHLEPFAMDVSGSGQISRMDLRPEEVEQGDLQPWPHRRAELEGQGHPVSHHQQGVASLAHPSSQPWLAASPNSGARAGPRRGGSAAWSKTAVSAHTHTAAFPKPTQEVMSHLGLQPLSASRDKHLQAHKTSVPGQVNINNNNNNNVVMDNHSGRAGAGSGSGGVGGGGGGGGSSGGGGSVMGRSFVHRRAPVREKWFICSFCGKSFDRFSHLQMHQRVHTGERPYSCGVCGRCFTQQSNLRTHQRVHRDRLTHTLPHTHARTYR